One segment of Panicum virgatum strain AP13 chromosome 3K, P.virgatum_v5, whole genome shotgun sequence DNA contains the following:
- the LOC120699837 gene encoding CASP-like protein 4C1, with protein sequence MPLQNGARAAADAEARGKQPAAAGPRGRPGAAAVPLLLLLLRVAALCASAAAAALAATGGAALLRRAPFRLLLAADAIVAAYSALEAAAAAREAAGGATLLPEPVQLWFDFGHDQGFGYMALAAAAVAARDAASCGGGSAACARADVAVGLGFAAFAFLALAALLTGFRVACFLATGSRFAPPPPPPPPPSFH encoded by the coding sequence ATGCCGCTGCAGAACGGCGCGCGGGCTGCGGCGGATGCGGAGGCGCGAGGgaagcagccggcggcggcggggccgaggGGGCgtcccggcgcggcggcggtgcccctgttgctgctgctcctaCGCGTGGCCGCGCTGTgcgcctccgcggcggccgcggcgctcgcggccaccggcggcgccgcgctcctccgccgcgcgccgttCCGGCTCCTGCTGGCGGCCGACGCCATCGTGGCCGCCTACTCGGCGCtcgaggcggccgccgcggcgcgggaggcGGCCGGGGGCGCCACGCTGCTGCCCGAGCCCGTGCAGCTCTGGTTCGACTTCGGCCACGACCAGGGGTTCGGCTACATGGcgctggccgcggccgccgtcgcggcgcgggacgcggcgtcgtgcggcggcggcagcgcggcgtgcgcgcgcgccgaCGTCGCGGTGGGGCTCGGGTTCGCGGCGTTCGCGTTCCTGGCACTCGCCGCGCTCCTCACCGGCTTCCGGGTCGCCTGCTTCCTCGCCACGGGCTCACGGttcgcgcctccgccgcctccgccgccgccaccatccttCCACTAA